A stretch of Paludisphaera borealis DNA encodes these proteins:
- the der gene encoding ribosome biogenesis GTPase Der codes for MALPKVVIVGRPNVGKSSLFNWMAGRRIAIVDDVAGVTRDRVGALVQLGDDDHARFFELIDTGGIGMVDRDDLSEDVERQIDTAMNEADLILFVVDIREELMPLDQEVAQRLRYLKTPVILVMNKADYPGIDDRGGEFYKLGRGKPVAVSAQQNRNKKQLLKLIQELLPWEQPDRPAEAVMKVACVGRPNTGKSTFINMLAHAERMIVSERPGTTRDSVDVHFELDDLPFLAIDTAGVKRKAKINDNLDFYSVHRAERSIRRADVVLLFLDPTQGITRLDKQLADYIAKEYKPCIFVVNKWDLMVADVSDESQGNMGKFAHVVQHAFRNMSYMPLAFITAKTGRNVKALLNLSQSLFKQANRRISTGSLNRILREAVAAHPPATRDNRSPRIYYATQVGSAPPTIVLFVNSTRLFDPTYQRYLLNVFREKLPFRDIPIKLYMRARTQTAPDERGAARAERRLGEGVVGGDDDWDGFDDDFTDEMATPSRGARGEVEDVRYINREVNELLSDLDS; via the coding sequence ATGGCGTTGCCCAAAGTGGTGATCGTGGGCCGACCGAACGTCGGCAAATCGTCCCTGTTCAACTGGATGGCAGGACGCCGGATCGCCATTGTGGACGATGTGGCCGGAGTCACCCGCGACCGTGTCGGCGCGCTGGTGCAGCTCGGCGACGACGACCACGCGCGGTTTTTCGAGTTGATCGACACCGGCGGCATCGGCATGGTCGACCGCGACGACCTCAGCGAGGACGTCGAGCGGCAGATCGACACCGCGATGAACGAGGCCGACCTGATCCTCTTCGTCGTCGACATCCGCGAGGAGCTGATGCCGCTCGACCAGGAGGTCGCCCAGCGGCTCCGCTACCTGAAGACGCCGGTGATCCTGGTCATGAACAAGGCCGACTACCCCGGCATCGACGACCGCGGCGGCGAGTTCTACAAACTCGGCCGCGGCAAGCCGGTGGCGGTCTCGGCCCAGCAGAACCGCAACAAGAAGCAGCTCCTCAAGCTGATCCAGGAACTGCTCCCCTGGGAGCAGCCCGATCGGCCGGCCGAAGCCGTGATGAAGGTCGCCTGCGTGGGCCGGCCGAACACCGGGAAATCGACGTTCATCAACATGCTGGCCCACGCCGAGCGGATGATCGTCTCGGAACGTCCCGGCACCACCCGCGACTCGGTCGACGTCCATTTCGAGCTCGACGACCTGCCGTTCCTGGCGATCGACACGGCGGGCGTCAAGCGCAAGGCCAAGATCAACGACAACCTCGACTTCTACTCGGTCCACCGGGCCGAGCGGTCGATCCGCCGCGCCGACGTCGTGTTGCTGTTCCTCGACCCGACCCAGGGGATCACCCGGCTCGACAAGCAGCTCGCCGACTACATCGCCAAGGAATACAAGCCCTGCATCTTCGTGGTCAACAAGTGGGACCTGATGGTCGCCGACGTGAGCGACGAATCGCAGGGCAACATGGGCAAGTTCGCCCACGTGGTCCAGCACGCGTTCCGGAACATGAGCTACATGCCCCTGGCGTTCATCACGGCGAAGACCGGCCGGAACGTCAAGGCGCTGCTCAACCTCTCGCAATCGCTGTTCAAGCAGGCCAACCGTCGAATCAGCACCGGGAGCCTGAACCGGATTCTTCGCGAGGCCGTGGCGGCCCATCCGCCGGCCACGCGTGACAACCGCTCGCCGCGGATCTACTACGCCACCCAGGTCGGTTCGGCCCCGCCGACCATTGTCCTCTTCGTCAACAGCACGCGACTCTTCGATCCGACTTACCAGCGCTACCTCCTGAACGTGTTCCGCGAAAAGCTGCCGTTCCGCGACATCCCCATCAAGCTCTACATGCGCGCCCGAACGCAGACCGCGCCGGACGAGCGAGGGGCCGCGCGGGCCGAGCGCCGACTCGGGGAAGGCGTGGTCGGCGGCGACGACGATTGGGACGGTTTCGACGACGACTTCACGGACGAAATGGCGACGCCCAGCAGGGGCGCCCGCGGCGAGGTCGAGGACGTCCGGTACATCAACCGCGAAGTCAACGAACTGCTCTCCGACCTCGACTCCTGA